In Rhizobium sp. ZPR4, a genomic segment contains:
- the nthA gene encoding nitrile hydratase subunit alpha, producing MSHGHSHDDDDHHDHHHHDNHYSDMQARVKALETLLTEKGLIDPAAIDRIVETYETKVGPRNGAQVVAKAWSDPDFADWLRRDATAAIASLGFTGRQGEHMRAVFNTPETHNLIVCTLCSCYPWAVLGLPPVWYKAPAYRSRAVIDPRGVLAEFGLTLPQETKIRVWDSTAELRYLVIPERPAGSEGMDEAALADLVSRDAMIGTAIAKAPEAAL from the coding sequence ATGTCCCACGGACACTCGCATGATGACGACGATCATCACGATCACCATCACCACGACAACCACTATTCGGACATGCAGGCGCGGGTGAAGGCGCTCGAGACGTTGCTGACGGAAAAGGGTTTGATCGACCCGGCGGCGATCGACCGTATCGTCGAGACCTATGAGACGAAGGTCGGGCCGCGCAACGGCGCGCAGGTGGTGGCAAAGGCCTGGAGCGATCCCGATTTCGCCGACTGGCTGCGGCGTGACGCAACGGCGGCGATCGCTAGCCTCGGCTTTACCGGCAGGCAGGGTGAACATATGCGTGCGGTGTTCAATACGCCGGAAACGCATAACCTGATCGTCTGCACGCTTTGCTCCTGCTATCCGTGGGCCGTGCTCGGGCTGCCGCCGGTCTGGTACAAGGCGCCGGCCTATCGGTCGCGCGCGGTGATCGATCCGCGTGGCGTGCTTGCCGAGTTCGGCCTGACCTTGCCGCAGGAGACGAAGATCCGCGTGTGGGATTCGACCGCCGAACTTCGCTATCTGGTGATTCCCGAGCGTCCTGCCGGTTCCGAAGGCATGGACGAGGCGGCGCTGGCGGATCTCGTCAGCCGCGATGCCATGATCGGAACGGCAATCGCCAAGGCGCCGGAGGCCGCGCTATGA
- a CDS encoding aldo/keto reductase, which produces MREPIPTVTLPSGILVPALGQGTWNMGESAATARDEITSLKTGLDLGMTLIDTAEMYADGGSEEIVGKAIEGRRDEVFLVSKVYPANASRKGAVEACERSLKRLNTDRIDLYLLHWRGNYPLEETVEAFEGLKAAGKIEAWGVSNFDVDDMDELLSVPNGGNVAANQVLYNLSRRGIEYDLLPWCQERSIPIMAYSPIEQGRLLHHPELIRVAKTYQATPAQIALAFLLERDGVISIPKSSNVQRIEENRDSIDVDITDEDWAILDAAFPPPSRKKSLDML; this is translated from the coding sequence ATGCGCGAGCCCATCCCAACTGTCACCCTTCCCTCCGGCATCTTGGTTCCGGCACTCGGCCAGGGAACGTGGAATATGGGCGAGAGCGCCGCGACCGCCCGGGACGAGATCACCAGCCTGAAAACCGGTCTCGATCTCGGCATGACGCTGATCGACACGGCGGAGATGTATGCCGATGGCGGCTCGGAGGAAATCGTCGGCAAGGCGATCGAAGGGCGGCGCGACGAGGTCTTCCTGGTCAGCAAGGTCTATCCCGCCAATGCCAGCCGCAAAGGCGCCGTCGAAGCCTGCGAACGCAGCCTGAAGCGCTTGAACACCGATCGCATCGATCTCTATCTCTTACATTGGCGCGGCAACTACCCGCTTGAAGAGACCGTGGAAGCTTTCGAAGGCCTGAAGGCTGCGGGCAAGATCGAGGCCTGGGGCGTTTCGAATTTCGATGTCGACGATATGGATGAGCTGCTTTCCGTGCCAAATGGCGGCAATGTCGCCGCCAATCAGGTGCTCTACAATCTCTCCCGACGCGGCATCGAATACGATCTGCTGCCCTGGTGCCAGGAACGCAGCATTCCGATCATGGCCTATTCGCCGATCGAACAGGGTCGCTTGCTTCACCATCCAGAACTGATCCGCGTCGCCAAGACCTATCAGGCGACGCCCGCGCAGATCGCCCTCGCCTTTCTGCTGGAGCGTGACGGCGTGATATCGATCCCGAAATCCTCGAACGTGCAGCGCATCGAGGAAAACCGCGACTCGATCGATGTCGACATCACGGATGAAGATTGGGCTATCCTCGACGCCGCCTTCCCGCCACCGTCGCGAAAGAAGTCACTGGACATGCTGTAG
- a CDS encoding DUF87 domain-containing protein, producing the protein MLNNDLQTSGNAGDLDRRDKLKPGNRFLGRVVACNGSRATIAAVAEAGGTDLTELWSVGRLISISVGKNRVAALVYSMNTQSVGWGEGQDNLFRIEVELLGEVRVGPDGREEFSSGISAYPYLGAIAHRIRAADLMRIFDAGKGSSCVIGKLTQDESIDAAIHIPSMLAKHFAVVGSTGVGKSTAVSLLLHKAISADPKLRVLILDPHNEFAAAFPKHAVVIDTDTLDLPFWLMRLEEFSEVVFRGRPAIPEELDALRDLIPEARRAFRGSDSTLMRRQTEKASVTADTPVPYRMADLLALIDERIGRLEGRQEKPHLRSLKMRIISAINDPRYHFMFSNNTITDTIMETIAKIFRIPGDGKPICTFQLAGIPSEVINSVASVLCRMAFELALWSEGAIHMLVVCEEAHRYIPADPTLGFFPTRQAIARIAKEGRKYGVSLGIITQRPGELDQTILSQCSTLFAMRLANDRDQEIIRSAIPNSSISTTSFLSSIGNGEAIAFGEAIAVPMRMRFSQVERHLLPKASGSVAKTSEDSPDTVDLRAIIGRMRSISGPDLSPLQQSYNAVPMTDIGDDFDEGPVQQTICHQAEPNPPSIEPYRPDMLPRTGAPQPAVPSQTSIDSKLAELRREFRSDEGGARSPPSRETAPSLRRESGLSLRDSILKKPLSSLYDKD; encoded by the coding sequence TTGCTGAATAACGATCTGCAGACATCAGGCAACGCTGGAGATCTTGATCGCCGCGACAAGTTGAAACCGGGAAATCGCTTCCTCGGTCGCGTCGTCGCGTGCAACGGTTCCCGCGCGACAATCGCCGCCGTGGCCGAGGCCGGCGGCACGGACCTGACCGAACTCTGGTCGGTCGGTCGCCTGATTTCCATCAGTGTCGGGAAGAACCGCGTCGCAGCCCTCGTCTATTCGATGAATACGCAAAGCGTCGGCTGGGGTGAAGGGCAGGATAATCTCTTTCGCATTGAGGTCGAGCTGTTGGGCGAGGTTCGCGTCGGCCCGGATGGCCGCGAGGAATTTTCGAGTGGCATTTCCGCTTACCCCTATCTTGGCGCCATAGCGCATCGCATCCGCGCTGCCGACCTCATGCGCATTTTCGATGCCGGCAAGGGCAGCAGCTGTGTCATCGGCAAGCTGACGCAGGACGAAAGCATCGATGCCGCCATCCACATCCCCTCGATGCTGGCGAAGCATTTCGCGGTCGTCGGCTCGACCGGCGTCGGCAAATCCACCGCCGTCTCTCTGCTGCTGCACAAGGCGATCAGCGCCGATCCGAAATTGCGTGTGCTGATTCTCGATCCGCACAACGAGTTCGCAGCCGCCTTTCCGAAGCATGCCGTCGTCATCGACACCGATACGCTCGACCTGCCCTTCTGGCTGATGCGGCTTGAGGAATTCAGTGAAGTCGTCTTCCGCGGCCGCCCGGCAATACCGGAAGAGCTGGATGCGCTGCGCGATCTTATTCCCGAAGCCAGGCGCGCTTTCCGCGGCAGCGATTCAACCTTGATGCGCCGCCAGACGGAAAAGGCCTCGGTAACGGCGGATACGCCGGTCCCATACCGCATGGCCGATCTGCTGGCACTGATCGACGAGCGCATCGGCCGCCTTGAGGGCCGTCAGGAAAAGCCGCATCTGCGTTCGCTCAAGATGCGCATCATCTCGGCGATCAACGATCCTCGTTATCACTTCATGTTCTCCAACAACACGATCACCGATACGATCATGGAGACCATCGCCAAGATCTTCCGCATTCCGGGCGACGGTAAGCCGATCTGCACCTTCCAGCTCGCCGGCATCCCCTCGGAAGTCATCAATTCCGTCGCATCCGTCCTTTGCCGCATGGCCTTCGAACTGGCGCTCTGGAGCGAAGGGGCGATCCATATGCTCGTCGTCTGCGAGGAAGCGCACCGCTACATCCCCGCCGACCCGACGCTCGGCTTCTTCCCGACGCGGCAGGCCATCGCCCGTATCGCCAAGGAAGGCCGCAAATACGGCGTTTCGCTCGGTATCATCACCCAGCGCCCGGGCGAGCTCGACCAGACGATCCTTTCGCAGTGCTCGACGCTCTTTGCCATGCGTCTTGCCAATGATCGCGACCAGGAAATCATCCGCTCGGCGATACCCAACTCGTCGATCTCGACGACCAGCTTTCTCTCATCGATCGGCAACGGCGAAGCGATCGCCTTCGGCGAGGCCATCGCGGTCCCGATGCGCATGCGCTTTTCCCAGGTCGAACGGCATTTGCTGCCAAAAGCCAGCGGCAGCGTCGCGAAAACCAGCGAGGATTCGCCCGATACGGTCGATCTGCGCGCGATTATCGGCCGCATGCGTTCGATTTCAGGCCCAGATCTCAGCCCTCTCCAACAAAGCTACAACGCTGTGCCGATGACCGATATCGGAGATGATTTCGACGAAGGGCCTGTCCAGCAGACAATCTGTCATCAAGCTGAACCGAATCCCCCGTCGATCGAACCCTACCGTCCCGACATGCTGCCGCGCACCGGCGCACCGCAACCCGCAGTCCCTTCGCAAACATCGATCGACAGCAAGCTTGCGGAATTGCGCCGTGAATTCCGCAGCGATGAAGGAGGCGCACGCTCGCCGCCGTCAAGAGAAACTGCCCCATCGCTGCGGCGCGAATCCGGCTTGTCCTTGCGGGACAGCATTCTGAAAAAACCCTTGAGCAGCCTTTACGACAAGGACTGA
- the nthB gene encoding nitrile hydratase subunit beta produces MNGPHDLGGQMGFGPVAPEQNEPYFHAEWEKRALGITLSCGAFGAWNIDESRHARENIPPASYLGASYYEIWTRAVDTLLERHGFATAEELRVGHAIEQGRAPKRVLKAEMVDAALAKGGPCDRPIDAAPLFAVGDHVRTKNFNPTGHTRLPRYARAKTGIIEAVQGSFVFPDDNAHGRGENPQWVYTVVFEGAEIWGEGADPSLTVSIDAWESYLERV; encoded by the coding sequence ATGAACGGACCGCACGATCTCGGCGGCCAGATGGGGTTCGGCCCGGTCGCGCCGGAACAGAACGAGCCTTATTTCCATGCGGAATGGGAAAAGCGCGCGCTCGGCATCACGCTTTCCTGCGGCGCCTTCGGTGCCTGGAACATCGATGAGAGCCGGCACGCGCGCGAAAACATTCCGCCGGCGAGCTATCTCGGCGCCAGCTATTACGAGATCTGGACTCGCGCCGTCGATACGTTGCTCGAACGGCATGGCTTTGCCACGGCCGAGGAGCTGCGGGTGGGGCACGCGATCGAACAGGGCAGAGCACCCAAGCGGGTGCTGAAGGCTGAAATGGTCGATGCCGCTTTGGCCAAGGGTGGCCCTTGCGACCGGCCGATCGATGCTGCACCACTTTTCGCCGTCGGCGATCATGTACGGACGAAGAACTTCAATCCGACCGGCCATACCCGGTTGCCGCGCTATGCCCGCGCCAAGACGGGCATCATCGAAGCGGTGCAGGGATCATTCGTCTTCCCCGATGACAACGCTCACGGCCGGGGCGAGAATCCACAATGGGTCTATACCGTGGTCTTTGAGGGTGCCGAGATCTGGGGCGAGGGCGCCGATCCCTCTCTGACCGTCTCGATCGACGCCTGGGAGAGCTATCTTGAGCGCGTGTAG
- a CDS encoding acetolactate synthase 3 large subunit codes for MTGTDNQASGNRMTGAEIVLQALRDNGVEHIFGYPGGAVLPIYDEIFQQDDIKHILVRHEQGAGHAAEGYARSTGKVGVMLVTSGPGATNAVTPLQDALMDSIPLVCLTGQVPTTLIGSDAFQECDTVGITRPCTKHNWLVKDVNQLAAVIHEAFRIAQSGRPGPVVVDIPKDIQFATGTYTPPESHDVQKSYQPKIQGDLNKINQAIELMKNARRPVIYSGGGVVNSGPEASKLLRELVELTDFPITSTLMGLGAYPASGKSWLGMLGMHGSYEANMAMHDCDVMVCIGARFDDRITGRLNAFSPNSKKIHIDIDPSSINKNVHVDIGILGDVGNVLEDMVRLWRALPQKPAADRLGDWWTSITRWRARNSFAYKPSDDVIMPQYAIQRLYELTKHRDTYITTEVGQHQMWAAQFYGFEQPNRWMTSGGLGTMGYGLPAALGVQIAHPESLVIDIAGDASIQMCIQEMSAAIQHDAPIKIFILNNQYMGMVRQWQQLLHGNRLSNSYTEAMPDFVKLAEAYGAVGLRCEKPGELDAAIQEMIDVNKPVIFDCRVANLANCFPMIPSGKAHNEMLLPDEATDEAVANAIDAKGRQLV; via the coding sequence ATGACCGGCACAGATAATCAGGCGAGCGGCAATCGAATGACAGGCGCGGAGATCGTGTTGCAGGCGCTCAGAGACAACGGCGTCGAACACATCTTCGGTTATCCGGGTGGCGCTGTGCTTCCGATCTACGACGAGATCTTCCAGCAGGACGACATCAAGCACATTCTCGTCCGCCACGAGCAGGGCGCCGGCCATGCGGCCGAAGGCTATGCCCGCTCCACCGGCAAGGTCGGCGTCATGCTGGTTACCTCCGGCCCGGGCGCGACCAATGCGGTCACGCCGCTGCAGGATGCCTTGATGGATTCCATTCCGCTCGTTTGCCTGACCGGCCAGGTTCCGACGACGCTGATCGGCTCGGATGCCTTCCAGGAGTGCGATACGGTCGGCATCACGCGGCCCTGCACCAAGCACAACTGGCTGGTCAAGGACGTCAATCAGCTCGCGGCCGTCATTCATGAAGCCTTTCGCATCGCGCAATCAGGCCGTCCCGGTCCCGTTGTCGTCGATATCCCGAAGGACATTCAGTTTGCGACCGGCACCTACACGCCGCCGGAATCGCATGATGTCCAGAAGAGCTATCAGCCGAAGATTCAGGGCGATCTCAACAAGATCAACCAGGCGATCGAGCTGATGAAGAATGCCCGTCGCCCCGTCATCTATTCCGGTGGCGGCGTCGTCAATTCCGGCCCCGAAGCTTCCAAGCTGCTGCGCGAACTGGTCGAGCTCACCGATTTCCCGATCACCTCGACGCTGATGGGCCTCGGTGCCTATCCGGCCTCGGGCAAGAGCTGGCTCGGCATGCTCGGCATGCATGGTTCCTACGAAGCCAATATGGCGATGCATGATTGCGACGTCATGGTCTGCATCGGCGCACGCTTCGACGACCGCATTACCGGTCGCTTGAACGCCTTCTCGCCGAATTCGAAGAAGATCCATATCGACATCGATCCTTCGTCGATCAACAAGAACGTTCACGTCGACATCGGCATTCTCGGCGATGTCGGCAATGTCTTGGAAGATATGGTTCGCCTGTGGCGTGCGCTACCGCAGAAGCCTGCTGCCGACCGCCTCGGCGATTGGTGGACCAGCATCACCCGCTGGCGCGCGCGCAACTCGTTCGCCTACAAGCCGAGCGACGATGTCATCATGCCGCAATATGCGATCCAGCGCCTCTATGAGCTGACCAAGCATCGCGACACCTATATCACGACCGAAGTCGGCCAGCATCAGATGTGGGCGGCACAGTTCTACGGCTTCGAGCAGCCGAACCGCTGGATGACCTCAGGTGGCCTCGGCACCATGGGCTATGGCTTGCCGGCGGCGCTCGGCGTTCAGATCGCCCATCCGGAAAGTCTGGTCATCGATATCGCGGGCGATGCCTCGATCCAGATGTGCATTCAGGAAATGTCGGCGGCGATCCAGCACGATGCGCCGATCAAGATCTTCATCCTGAACAACCAGTACATGGGCATGGTTCGTCAGTGGCAGCAGCTGCTGCACGGCAATCGCCTCTCCAATTCCTACACGGAAGCGATGCCTGATTTCGTCAAGCTCGCGGAAGCCTATGGCGCCGTCGGCCTGCGCTGCGAAAAGCCGGGCGAACTCGATGCCGCCATCCAGGAAATGATTGACGTCAACAAGCCGGTCATTTTCGATTGCCGCGTTGCCAATCTCGCCAACTGCTTCCCGATGATCCCCTCGGGCAAGGCGCATAACGAAATGCTGCTGCCGGACGAAGCGACCGACGAAGCAGTTGCCAACGCCATCGACGCCAAGGGTCGCCAGCTGGTCTGA
- a CDS encoding LysE family translocator, giving the protein MALDTFLALLLFAFTTSITPGPNNMMLFASGVNFGFRRTIPHMLGIGVGFLSLLLGVGLGLGAVLHTVPLLYTVLKFAGGAYLVWIAWKIGTSRSLTESEGSAQPMSFISAAAFQWVNPKAWVMAVTAMATYTNEQLYLVTVLLVGLAFAAVNLPSVSTWAGFGSALRDWLSDPVRLKWFNITMAVLLVLSLWPMLK; this is encoded by the coding sequence ATGGCGCTGGATACATTTCTGGCTCTTCTACTTTTTGCATTCACAACCTCAATCACGCCCGGACCGAACAACATGATGTTGTTTGCATCCGGCGTGAATTTCGGTTTCCGCCGCACCATTCCGCACATGCTCGGCATCGGCGTTGGCTTTCTCTCGCTGTTGCTCGGTGTTGGTCTCGGCCTGGGTGCCGTGCTGCACACAGTGCCGCTGCTCTATACCGTGCTGAAATTCGCCGGCGGCGCCTATCTTGTCTGGATCGCCTGGAAGATCGGCACGTCGCGTAGCCTGACCGAGAGCGAGGGCTCGGCGCAGCCGATGAGCTTCATCAGCGCCGCCGCGTTCCAGTGGGTCAATCCCAAGGCCTGGGTGATGGCAGTCACTGCCATGGCGACCTATACCAATGAGCAGCTCTATCTTGTTACCGTCCTTTTGGTCGGGTTGGCTTTTGCTGCGGTCAATCTCCCGAGCGTTTCGACCTGGGCTGGCTTCGGCTCGGCACTACGCGACTGGCTCTCTGATCCCGTCCGGCTCAAATGGTTCAACATAACCATGGCCGTCCTGCTGGTGCTCAGTCTCTGGCCGATGCTAAAGTAG
- a CDS encoding capsular biosynthesis protein → MAILAGETLPEIGGKPWHPPDDMRLGAAFFVRGDFPWLRHYFGSRKLASILSPGIGGVVSWGGRAPAKLADSVARFRHLRHWYLEDGFLRSMGLGKSGAIPLSIVIDDLGLPVDANRPSRLERLIEGVGEAGELGRAIREQIVLNKLSKYNHLPHRPPSIAPTTKRRILLVDQVVGDVSVGRALGSKTSFETMLADALASDAQCLIRTHPDVMAGLRKGYLTDGASKGDAILVDAEVSVASILDVVDEVWTVSSQFGFDALLRGIPVRCYAAPFYAGWGVTEDHFGVHTKAVLAGRRTKLRTVDQIAAAAFSLYPTYRDPADWREIDVFRAIELIVAQQKAVA, encoded by the coding sequence GTGGCAATCCTTGCCGGCGAGACTTTGCCTGAGATCGGCGGAAAGCCATGGCATCCGCCTGATGATATGCGTCTCGGCGCTGCCTTCTTCGTCCGTGGCGATTTTCCCTGGCTCCGGCATTATTTCGGCTCCCGGAAACTGGCCTCGATCCTTTCTCCCGGAATAGGCGGCGTCGTATCCTGGGGTGGCCGTGCGCCGGCGAAGCTCGCGGACAGCGTTGCGCGCTTTCGCCATCTTCGACATTGGTATCTGGAGGATGGTTTTCTCCGGTCCATGGGGCTCGGCAAGTCCGGCGCCATTCCACTATCCATCGTCATCGACGATCTTGGTTTGCCCGTCGATGCAAACAGGCCGTCGCGGCTTGAGCGGTTGATCGAGGGGGTGGGAGAGGCAGGAGAGCTTGGCCGCGCCATTCGCGAGCAGATCGTTCTCAACAAGCTGTCGAAATACAACCATCTTCCGCATCGCCCACCCAGCATTGCGCCGACGACAAAGCGGCGCATTCTGCTGGTCGATCAGGTCGTCGGCGACGTTTCCGTCGGCCGTGCGCTCGGCTCAAAAACTTCTTTCGAGACGATGCTTGCCGATGCGCTGGCAAGCGATGCGCAATGCCTGATCCGCACCCATCCGGATGTTATGGCTGGGCTTCGTAAGGGTTATCTTACGGATGGCGCTTCGAAAGGCGATGCAATTCTTGTCGACGCCGAGGTGTCGGTGGCGTCGATCCTCGACGTCGTCGATGAAGTCTGGACGGTCTCCAGCCAATTCGGCTTCGATGCGTTGCTGCGCGGCATTCCCGTTCGCTGCTATGCGGCGCCCTTTTATGCCGGCTGGGGTGTGACCGAAGATCATTTCGGTGTCCATACCAAGGCCGTGCTCGCCGGCCGTAGAACGAAGCTTCGGACCGTCGATCAGATCGCCGCCGCCGCCTTTTCGCTTTATCCGACCTATCGCGATCCGGCCGACTGGCGGGAGATCGACGTTTTTCGAGCGATCGAGCTGATAGTCGCACAGCAGAAGGCCGTTGCCTGA
- the ilvN gene encoding acetolactate synthase small subunit, which translates to MNAHLQPTGSAYFISPETAAAESHTLSVLVDNEPGVLARVIGLFSGRGYNIESLTVSETEHQAHLSRITIVTRGTPQVLEQIKAQLERIVPVHRVVDLTVRARELGQERPIEREVALLKVTGSGEMRAETLRLADAFHAKVVDATVEHFILEITGKSSKIDQFIAIIKPLGLIEVCRTGIAAMNRGSQGM; encoded by the coding sequence ATGAACGCACACCTTCAACCCACGGGCTCCGCCTATTTCATTTCGCCGGAAACCGCGGCGGCTGAGAGCCACACGCTTTCGGTGCTTGTCGACAACGAGCCCGGCGTTCTTGCCCGCGTCATCGGCCTCTTCTCCGGCCGGGGCTACAACATCGAAAGCCTCACGGTTTCGGAGACGGAGCATCAGGCGCATCTGTCGCGCATTACCATTGTCACGCGCGGCACGCCGCAGGTGCTGGAACAGATCAAGGCGCAGCTTGAGCGCATCGTCCCCGTTCACCGCGTCGTTGATCTGACGGTGCGCGCCCGCGAACTCGGCCAGGAACGGCCGATCGAGCGCGAAGTGGCGCTGCTGAAGGTGACCGGAAGCGGAGAGATGCGCGCAGAAACGCTGCGGCTGGCCGACGCCTTCCACGCCAAGGTGGTGGATGCGACCGTCGAACATTTCATTCTCGAAATTACCGGCAAGTCTTCGAAGATCGACCAGTTCATCGCCATCATCAAGCCGCTCGGCCTTATCGAAGTGTGCCGCACCGGTATTGCCGCGATGAACCGCGGCTCGCAGGGAATGTAA
- a CDS encoding nitrile hydratase accessory protein → MSACRVPSPLAQSPGLPKSTDGEPVFPEPWAADAFAMTVHLHEKGLFAWSEWAERLSAELHKPGRASDGSDYFDCWVAALSGLLVAKGIADADAILALQQSWQRAAEATPHGKPIALENDPQW, encoded by the coding sequence TTGAGCGCGTGTAGGGTCCCGTCGCCTCTGGCGCAATCGCCGGGATTGCCGAAGTCGACCGATGGCGAGCCGGTCTTTCCGGAACCCTGGGCGGCAGATGCCTTTGCGATGACCGTGCATCTGCATGAGAAGGGCCTGTTTGCCTGGAGCGAATGGGCTGAGCGGCTCTCGGCGGAACTGCACAAGCCAGGCCGCGCGTCTGACGGCAGTGATTATTTCGATTGCTGGGTGGCTGCTCTGTCAGGGCTGCTGGTCGCGAAGGGCATTGCCGATGCCGATGCGATCCTGGCTTTGCAACAAAGCTGGCAACGTGCGGCCGAGGCAACGCCGCATGGCAAGCCGATTGCGCTTGAAAACGATCCGCAATGGTAG
- a CDS encoding anti-sigma factor: MNEHKPTVTEADLHALADGLLPPEKQAELEAWLAENPEEAASVTAWQAQNDDIRAMFSPYAISRDGDTDLILKSRTSSAVQTFAPQRSRRLMMLAASLALFIAGAVAGHFGPDLFAKPELQLTSIEALPQQAHSAFVVYASDVRHPVEVGADQEAHLATWLGKRMNVAGLKVPSLQKLGFQLVGGRLLPINGTPGALFMYENASGQRLTVLVGRNSGNTTTSFRFASDKAVETFYWIDGDLGYAVTGEISRDMLRQVADECYKQFSS, encoded by the coding sequence ATGAACGAACACAAACCGACCGTGACCGAAGCGGACCTTCACGCCCTTGCCGATGGCCTCCTGCCACCCGAAAAGCAGGCGGAGCTGGAGGCATGGCTGGCCGAAAATCCTGAAGAGGCTGCTTCCGTGACTGCATGGCAGGCCCAGAACGATGACATCCGGGCCATGTTCTCCCCCTATGCGATATCAAGGGATGGCGACACCGACCTCATTTTGAAAAGCAGAACCTCATCGGCTGTACAGACGTTTGCCCCGCAAAGAAGCCGCAGGCTGATGATGCTTGCTGCCTCACTGGCGCTCTTCATCGCCGGTGCTGTGGCCGGCCACTTCGGCCCCGATCTTTTCGCCAAGCCCGAATTGCAGCTGACATCGATCGAAGCCCTGCCGCAGCAAGCGCACTCGGCCTTCGTCGTCTATGCCAGCGATGTCCGCCACCCCGTCGAAGTCGGCGCAGATCAGGAGGCGCATCTCGCCACCTGGCTCGGCAAGCGCATGAATGTCGCCGGCCTCAAGGTGCCGAGCCTGCAGAAACTGGGCTTCCAGCTCGTCGGCGGCCGGCTGCTGCCGATCAACGGCACGCCCGGAGCCCTGTTCATGTATGAAAATGCCAGCGGCCAGCGCCTGACCGTGCTGGTGGGGCGCAATAGCGGCAACACCACGACCAGCTTCCGCTTCGCCAGCGACAAAGCCGTCGAGACCTTCTACTGGATCGACGGCGATCTCGGCTATGCCGTGACAGGCGAAATCTCACGCGACATGCTGCGGCAGGTGGCGGACGAGTGCTACAAGCAGTTCTCGTCGTAG
- the miaA gene encoding tRNA (adenosine(37)-N6)-dimethylallyltransferase MiaA has translation MSRNPMSNIDAILITGPTASGKSALAVELARSHDGVVINADSMQVYDTLRVLTARPDEADMEGIPHHLYGHVPAGQAYSTGVWLREAGALLERLRDEGRMPVFVGGTGLYFKALTGGLSDMPEIPSDIRNRLRSRLLTEGPEALHHELAKRDGVVAETLNPQDGQRIVRALEVVEATGQSIAAFQGKNGPMIIDPDRARKIVVLPERAILHERINSRFETMLAMGAEAEVQALLALDLPPEMPVMKAIGVAQIAAMLKGEMTRAEVIETGSAATRQYAKRQMTWFRNQMDESWERLSP, from the coding sequence ATGAGCAGAAACCCTATGAGCAATATCGACGCGATCCTGATAACCGGGCCGACCGCCAGCGGCAAGTCCGCACTGGCGGTAGAATTGGCGCGTTCGCATGATGGCGTCGTTATCAATGCCGACAGCATGCAGGTCTATGACACCCTGCGTGTGCTGACCGCGCGGCCCGATGAAGCGGATATGGAAGGCATTCCGCATCATCTCTACGGCCACGTTCCAGCCGGCCAGGCCTATTCGACCGGCGTCTGGCTGCGCGAGGCCGGCGCATTGCTCGAGCGACTGCGCGACGAGGGCCGCATGCCTGTCTTCGTCGGCGGCACCGGGCTTTATTTCAAGGCGCTGACGGGCGGGCTTTCCGACATGCCCGAGATTCCGTCTGATATCCGCAATCGGCTTCGCAGTCGATTGCTGACAGAGGGGCCGGAGGCGCTGCATCATGAGCTTGCAAAACGCGACGGTGTCGTTGCCGAAACTCTGAACCCGCAGGACGGGCAGCGCATCGTTCGCGCCCTGGAGGTGGTCGAAGCGACGGGCCAGTCCATTGCGGCTTTTCAGGGCAAGAACGGGCCAATGATCATCGATCCAGACCGCGCGCGAAAGATCGTGGTTCTGCCTGAGCGCGCTATCCTGCATGAGCGTATCAACAGTCGTTTCGAGACGATGCTGGCGATGGGTGCGGAGGCCGAGGTGCAGGCTCTGCTGGCTCTGGATCTTCCGCCGGAAATGCCTGTCATGAAGGCTATTGGTGTCGCGCAGATCGCCGCGATGCTGAAGGGGGAGATGACGCGCGCTGAGGTCATCGAAACCGGGTCTGCAGCGACGCGGCAATATGCCAAGCGGCAGATGACCTGGTTCCGTAATCAGATGGACGAGAGCTGGGAACGATTGAGCCCGTAG